In Pirellulales bacterium, one DNA window encodes the following:
- a CDS encoding helix-turn-helix domain-containing protein, which yields MSSIPVAKPAESTPALALPAAGVARFLNVSERHLWALNSSGRLPKPIRLGRAVRWSVEELRAWLAAGSPERSRWEAIRKGGAA from the coding sequence ATGAGTAGCATCCCGGTGGCTAAGCCAGCGGAGAGCACGCCCGCGCTTGCCCTGCCCGCTGCTGGCGTGGCCCGATTCCTCAACGTCAGCGAGCGGCATCTCTGGGCGCTCAACTCCAGCGGCCGGCTGCCGAAGCCGATCCGGCTCGGCCGGGCGGTGCGCTGGAGCGTCGAAGAGTTGCGGGCCTGGCTGGCGGCCGGCTCGCCCGAACGCTCGCGCTGGGAAGCCATACGCAAAGGCGGTGCCGCATGA